One part of the Arthrobacter sp. EM1 genome encodes these proteins:
- a CDS encoding LCP family protein: protein MSRPREDRQDGTGSPVPSGSAARHTVDPAVGPARHMGAPRRLPGWLKIGTAVVSVLLVGVIAFGAYWAIRLQGNISKASLGAGSDKTEPVVDDARDRMQILILGSDTRDGKNSQYGGPEDSTGYGNSDVMMLMDISADNKRVNVVSFPRDLLVDTPKCTDQKTKQEFPARQNVMINSAMSEAGIGCAVDTVNKLTGLEIDHFMMADFDSVKELSNTVGGVDVCISDAVFDPDSGLRLPKGTSKVQGEQALAFLRARHAFADGGDLGRIKGQQGFLSSLVRKIKDDGTLTNPAQMLQIADVVTKNLTIDEGMASVPTLLTVGNRLKNIDVGKIAFVAVPTMPAASDPNRLDLAEPAASQLFAAMRKDIDLTDPTATPTPSGSPDASATASAAPSTSPPAPAYDKAVQPVTVANGSGVPARSQEIIKSLTAGGFSQLAQLAAPAVVTTAVYYGAGFEDVAADVATLLGVPAAQVLPAAGVNGVQVYLGSDLVGGAAGADAPVQLPADIVNQTAGDVVCQQANPFLVTR, encoded by the coding sequence GTGTCTCGACCCCGAGAAGACCGCCAGGACGGTACCGGATCCCCGGTCCCGTCCGGGTCTGCTGCCCGGCATACGGTCGATCCCGCAGTGGGACCGGCGCGGCATATGGGTGCGCCCCGGCGATTGCCCGGCTGGCTGAAGATCGGGACTGCAGTGGTCTCCGTCCTGCTGGTCGGCGTTATTGCCTTCGGCGCCTACTGGGCGATTCGTTTGCAGGGCAACATCAGCAAGGCGTCGTTGGGCGCCGGCAGTGATAAAACCGAGCCCGTGGTGGACGACGCGCGGGACCGGATGCAGATCCTCATCCTTGGCTCAGACACACGCGACGGCAAGAACTCCCAGTACGGCGGCCCCGAGGATTCGACCGGTTACGGCAACTCGGACGTTATGATGCTGATGGACATTTCCGCCGACAACAAGCGCGTCAACGTCGTGAGCTTTCCGCGCGACTTGCTCGTGGATACACCGAAATGCACCGACCAGAAAACGAAGCAGGAGTTCCCGGCCCGGCAAAACGTTATGATCAACTCGGCGATGTCGGAGGCCGGCATCGGTTGCGCCGTCGACACCGTCAACAAGCTCACCGGCCTGGAGATCGACCACTTTATGATGGCGGACTTTGATTCGGTCAAGGAACTCTCCAACACCGTCGGCGGTGTGGATGTCTGCATCAGCGACGCCGTCTTCGACCCCGATTCGGGACTCCGGCTGCCCAAGGGCACCTCCAAGGTCCAGGGCGAACAGGCGCTGGCGTTCCTCCGGGCCCGCCACGCCTTTGCCGACGGCGGCGACCTCGGCCGAATCAAGGGGCAGCAGGGCTTCCTGTCCTCCCTGGTCCGCAAAATCAAGGACGACGGCACGCTCACCAACCCCGCCCAGATGCTTCAGATCGCAGACGTCGTCACCAAGAACCTCACAATCGATGAGGGCATGGCGTCGGTCCCGACGCTCTTGACGGTCGGAAACCGGCTGAAGAATATCGACGTTGGCAAGATCGCCTTTGTCGCTGTTCCCACCATGCCGGCCGCCAGCGACCCGAACCGGCTGGACCTGGCCGAACCCGCAGCCTCGCAGCTCTTCGCAGCGATGCGCAAGGACATCGATTTGACCGACCCGACGGCGACGCCCACCCCGTCGGGTTCACCGGATGCGAGTGCAACCGCCAGCGCGGCGCCGAGTACCAGCCCACCTGCCCCTGCTTATGACAAGGCGGTCCAGCCCGTTACAGTGGCCAACGGTTCAGGGGTCCCTGCGCGGAGCCAGGAAATCATCAAGTCCCTCACAGCAGGCGGTTTCAGCCAGCTTGCCCAGCTTGCCGCCCCGGCCGTCGTTACGACAGCGGTTTACTACGGCGCGGGATTCGAAGACGTTGCCGCGGACGTGGCCACGCTGCTGGGTGTCCCGGCGGCGCAGGTGCTCCCGGCCGCCGGTGTAAACGGTGTGCAGGTGTATCTGGGCAGCGACCTTGTAGGCGGCGCTGCGGGCGCTGACGCCCCGGTGCAACTACCCGCGGACATCGTGAATCAGACAGCCGGGGACGTCGTCTGCCAGCAGGCCAACCCGTTCCTGGTCACGCGCTAG
- a CDS encoding alpha/beta hydrolase, with protein MTQLWRQDVLGARFESLELPLSSDDEGPVVATLVRHARPGAGAAPTAVHSPDVPGIRAPEKVVLYLHGWADYFLQAELADHLVASGFHFYALDLRKFGRSLRDWQTPGYTADLAVYDEDIAAALAAIGSDIAGRTGSSADPTMHLLAHSLGGLVAALWADRNPGKLGTLILNAPWLELQGSSLIRNIAMHLVEPLARTDPRRPLLLPSMPGYWDSVSGTAHGEWAVDPAWRPRESFPVRPGWTKAVMAGHAAVARRLDITSPVLVMLSGRTRIQAEWSEELTDVDAVIDVEETARRALGLGRRAAVFRYPGAIHDIFLSRRAVRREAYDDLVLWLSLYPG; from the coding sequence GTGACCCAGCTTTGGCGGCAGGACGTGCTGGGGGCCCGCTTTGAGAGCCTCGAGCTGCCCTTGTCCTCCGACGACGAAGGACCCGTTGTCGCGACCCTGGTGCGGCATGCCCGCCCGGGCGCAGGTGCGGCCCCCACCGCGGTCCACAGCCCGGATGTCCCGGGCATCCGGGCTCCGGAGAAGGTGGTCCTCTACCTCCACGGCTGGGCTGACTATTTCCTGCAGGCCGAGCTCGCCGATCACCTCGTTGCCAGCGGCTTCCACTTCTACGCCCTGGACCTTCGGAAATTCGGACGCAGCCTCCGGGACTGGCAAACCCCCGGCTACACGGCCGACCTGGCAGTCTACGACGAGGACATTGCGGCGGCGCTGGCAGCGATCGGCTCCGACATCGCCGGCCGCACCGGCAGCTCCGCAGACCCGACGATGCACCTGCTCGCGCATTCCCTCGGCGGCCTCGTGGCGGCGCTGTGGGCGGACCGGAATCCGGGGAAGCTGGGCACCCTGATCCTCAATGCACCCTGGCTGGAACTGCAGGGCAGCAGCCTGATCCGGAACATCGCGATGCATTTGGTGGAACCGTTGGCGCGCACCGACCCGCGCCGGCCGCTGCTCCTGCCCAGCATGCCCGGCTACTGGGACAGCGTGAGCGGCACGGCGCACGGCGAATGGGCTGTGGATCCCGCGTGGCGGCCCAGGGAGTCGTTCCCCGTCAGGCCGGGCTGGACGAAGGCGGTCATGGCAGGCCACGCGGCCGTGGCGCGGCGGCTCGACATCACGTCGCCGGTGCTGGTGATGCTGTCAGGACGAACCCGGATCCAGGCCGAATGGTCAGAGGAACTCACGGACGTCGACGCCGTCATCGATGTGGAGGAAACGGCGCGCCGGGCGCTCGGCCTGGGCCGCCGGGCGGCCGTCTTCCGCTACCCGGGAGCGATCCACGACATCTTCCTTTCCCGCCGTGCTGTGCGGCGGGAAGCCTACGACGATCTGGTGCTCTGGCTCAGCCTGTACCCGGGCTGA
- a CDS encoding M13-type metalloendopeptidase: MPLSGINLSTIDATVRPQDDLYQNINGTWLKSIQIPDDRSLEGTFTALRDGSELAVREIIGDAAARGAESTGIEQKIGDLYNSFMDEDAVESKGLEPIRQRLADVFATPSVAELVALAGRLFRADVDGLFYIYPAPDAGNPDRVLLYTGQGGLGLPDESYYRDEKFAPVVQAYTDHVANVFALAGVAGPADAAGRVVALETALASHHWDKVTLRNPQKTYNLKSADEASQLFPLLATWFDAAAIAPEKRTELVVSTPDFFAGAASLLDSEPLSVWQEWLALRVISSAAPYLSAAFVDAHFSFYGTTLSGTPRNKDRWKRGVAAVEAALGEAVGQIYVARHFPETHKARMESLVSNLIEAYRESITGLSWMGAETKREALKKLDSFRAKIGYPDKWIDYSAVQIDPSDLLGNVERAHSADVDRHLDEVGQPVDRDKWLMTPQTVNAYYHPLLNEIVFPAAILQPPFFTADADDAVNYGGIGAVIGHEIGHGFDDQGSQYDGSGLLRNWWTEDDRTAFESLTSRLVAQFDALSPNAAPGHTVNGKLTLGENIGDLGGLTIAYKAYLISLDGQEPPVLDGLTGVQRFFASWAAGWRQAIRTEEAVRRLATDPHSPNEFRTNQIAMNLDAFHEAFGTTEQDGMWMPATERVSIW, encoded by the coding sequence GTGCCACTTTCGGGAATCAACCTGTCCACTATCGACGCCACTGTCCGGCCTCAGGATGACTTGTACCAGAACATTAACGGCACCTGGCTCAAGAGCATCCAGATCCCGGATGACCGGTCCCTGGAAGGGACGTTCACGGCGTTGCGGGACGGCTCGGAACTGGCGGTGCGGGAGATCATCGGGGACGCGGCCGCCCGTGGCGCGGAGTCGACCGGGATCGAGCAGAAGATCGGCGACCTCTACAACAGCTTTATGGACGAGGACGCGGTGGAATCAAAGGGACTGGAGCCGATCCGCCAGCGGCTCGCCGACGTGTTCGCCACACCGTCGGTCGCCGAACTCGTAGCGCTTGCCGGGCGCCTGTTCCGGGCGGACGTGGACGGCCTGTTCTACATCTATCCCGCTCCCGACGCCGGAAACCCGGACCGGGTCCTGCTGTACACCGGCCAGGGCGGGCTGGGCCTGCCGGATGAGTCGTATTACCGCGACGAGAAGTTCGCACCGGTGGTCCAGGCATACACGGACCATGTGGCAAACGTTTTCGCCCTGGCCGGTGTCGCCGGACCGGCGGACGCGGCCGGCCGGGTTGTGGCTCTGGAGACGGCCCTGGCTTCGCACCACTGGGACAAGGTCACGCTGCGGAATCCGCAGAAGACCTACAACCTGAAGTCAGCCGATGAGGCGTCGCAGCTCTTCCCGCTCCTGGCCACGTGGTTCGACGCCGCCGCAATCGCGCCGGAGAAACGCACCGAACTCGTTGTGAGCACCCCTGACTTCTTTGCCGGCGCAGCGTCTCTGCTGGACTCGGAGCCGCTGTCAGTCTGGCAGGAGTGGCTCGCATTGCGGGTCATCAGCTCGGCCGCTCCCTACCTCTCCGCCGCTTTCGTCGATGCGCATTTCTCCTTCTACGGCACCACCCTGAGCGGTACGCCCCGCAATAAGGACCGCTGGAAGCGGGGGGTCGCCGCCGTCGAGGCCGCATTGGGCGAGGCGGTCGGGCAGATCTACGTTGCCCGGCACTTCCCGGAAACCCACAAGGCGAGGATGGAGTCGCTGGTATCGAACCTGATCGAGGCGTACCGTGAATCCATTACCGGCCTGTCCTGGATGGGTGCAGAAACCAAACGGGAGGCGCTGAAGAAACTCGATTCGTTTCGGGCCAAAATCGGCTACCCCGACAAGTGGATCGACTATTCCGCAGTGCAGATCGATCCGTCGGATCTGCTGGGAAATGTGGAGCGCGCGCACAGTGCCGACGTCGACAGGCACCTCGATGAGGTGGGACAGCCGGTGGACCGGGACAAATGGCTGATGACGCCCCAGACCGTAAACGCCTACTACCACCCGCTGCTCAATGAGATCGTGTTCCCGGCAGCCATCCTGCAGCCGCCGTTCTTCACCGCTGACGCCGACGATGCGGTCAACTACGGCGGCATCGGTGCGGTAATCGGCCACGAGATCGGCCACGGCTTCGATGACCAGGGCTCGCAGTACGACGGAAGCGGCCTGCTGCGCAACTGGTGGACCGAAGACGACCGGACGGCGTTTGAATCGCTGACTTCCCGGCTGGTGGCCCAGTTCGATGCGCTCTCCCCCAATGCAGCGCCCGGGCACACCGTAAACGGGAAACTGACTCTCGGCGAAAATATCGGCGATCTGGGCGGGCTGACAATTGCTTACAAGGCGTACCTGATCAGCCTCGACGGCCAGGAGCCGCCGGTGCTGGACGGCCTGACCGGCGTGCAGCGCTTCTTTGCGTCCTGGGCTGCCGGCTGGCGCCAGGCCATCCGGACCGAGGAAGCGGTCCGCCGGCTCGCCACGGACCCGCACTCGCCCAACGAGTTCCGCACCAACCAGATCGCCATGAACCTCGACGCCTTCCATGAGGCCTTTGGCACAACGGAGCAGGACGGTATGTGGATGCCGGCCACCGAACGCGTCAGCATCTGGTAG
- the leuA gene encoding 2-isopropylmalate synthase, producing MRNAQKPSGMPVHRYVPFQDLITVELPDRTWPDKVITKAPRWCAVDLRDGNQALIDPMSPARKLKMFQLLVRMGYKEIEVGFPSASQTDFDFVRQLIEGNHIPEDVTIQVLTQAREHLIERTYESLAGARQAIVHLYNSTSVLQRRVVFNQDEDGILDIALQGARLCKKYEETLQDTHITYEYSPESFTGTELEYAVRVCNAIADVFEASADSQVIINLPATVEMATPNVYADSIEWMSRNLHPREGIILSLHPHNDRGTGVAAAELGYLAGADRIEGCLFGNGERTGNVDLVTLGLNMFVQGVDPMIDFSDIDEVRRTVEYCNQLPVAERTPYGGDLVFTAFSGSHQDAIKKGLEALEKDAAAAGKDVAEYPWQVPYLPVDPKDLGRSYEAVIRVNSQSGKGGVAYLLKNEHNLDLPRRAQIEFSGVIQKQTDTVGGEVSGAQLWQVFQDEYLPSGAADAQWGRYALGSFSTETDEAGSMTLHAALKVDGTPVHRTGTGNGPIAALLSILREDGVDVRVLDYSEHALSEGGSALAAAYVECAVGERVLWGVGIDANTSTSSLKAVISAVNRAVRDARA from the coding sequence ATGCGAAACGCACAAAAGCCCTCAGGAATGCCAGTTCACCGCTACGTCCCGTTCCAGGACCTGATCACGGTAGAACTGCCGGACCGCACCTGGCCGGACAAGGTCATCACGAAGGCCCCGCGCTGGTGCGCAGTGGACCTGCGTGACGGCAACCAGGCCCTGATCGACCCGATGAGTCCCGCCCGCAAGCTGAAGATGTTCCAACTGCTGGTCCGGATGGGTTACAAGGAAATCGAGGTCGGGTTTCCGTCCGCGTCGCAGACCGACTTCGACTTCGTCCGTCAGCTCATCGAGGGCAACCACATCCCCGAGGACGTCACAATCCAGGTCCTGACCCAGGCCCGGGAGCACCTCATCGAGCGGACGTATGAATCCCTCGCCGGCGCCAGGCAGGCCATCGTGCACCTGTACAACTCGACCTCGGTCCTGCAGCGCCGGGTGGTCTTTAATCAGGACGAAGACGGCATCCTGGACATTGCCCTGCAGGGCGCGCGGCTGTGCAAGAAGTATGAAGAGACCCTGCAGGACACCCACATCACCTACGAGTATTCGCCGGAATCGTTCACCGGAACCGAGCTGGAATACGCCGTCCGGGTGTGCAACGCCATCGCCGATGTCTTCGAGGCCTCCGCCGACAGCCAGGTCATCATCAACCTGCCGGCCACGGTGGAAATGGCCACCCCCAACGTCTACGCCGACTCCATCGAGTGGATGAGCCGCAACCTGCACCCGCGGGAGGGCATCATCTTGTCCCTGCACCCGCACAATGACCGCGGCACCGGCGTCGCCGCGGCGGAGCTGGGCTACCTGGCCGGCGCGGACCGGATCGAAGGCTGCCTGTTCGGGAACGGGGAACGGACCGGAAATGTGGATCTGGTGACCCTGGGCCTGAACATGTTCGTCCAGGGCGTCGACCCGATGATTGATTTCTCCGATATCGACGAGGTGCGCCGCACGGTGGAGTACTGCAACCAACTGCCCGTAGCGGAACGTACGCCTTACGGCGGGGACCTCGTCTTCACAGCATTCTCCGGCTCGCACCAGGACGCAATTAAAAAGGGTCTCGAAGCGCTCGAAAAGGACGCCGCTGCCGCCGGCAAGGACGTGGCCGAGTACCCCTGGCAGGTCCCGTACCTGCCGGTCGACCCGAAGGACCTGGGCCGCAGTTACGAGGCCGTCATCCGGGTCAATTCGCAGTCCGGCAAGGGCGGCGTCGCGTACCTGCTGAAAAACGAGCACAACCTGGACCTGCCACGGCGTGCCCAGATCGAGTTCTCCGGTGTCATTCAGAAACAGACGGATACCGTGGGCGGCGAAGTCAGCGGGGCTCAGCTTTGGCAGGTCTTCCAGGACGAGTACCTGCCCTCCGGCGCGGCCGACGCCCAGTGGGGGCGCTACGCGCTGGGCTCATTCAGCACCGAGACGGACGAAGCCGGCTCCATGACGCTGCACGCCGCGCTCAAGGTCGACGGAACCCCGGTCCACCGCACCGGTACCGGAAACGGCCCGATCGCCGCGCTGCTGAGCATCCTGCGCGAAGACGGCGTCGACGTCCGGGTGCTGGACTACAGCGAACACGCCCTCTCCGAAGGCGGCAGCGCCCTCGCTGCGGCATATGTCGAATGCGCCGTGGGGGAACGGGTGCTGTGGGGCGTTGGGATCGACGCCAACACGTCCACCTCCTCGCTCAAGGCCGTGATCTCGGCCGTGAACCGGGCCGTCCGGGACGCCCGCGCCTAA
- a CDS encoding alpha/beta hydrolase: MEWVADILGGDFEACTFPAAGPDGVERNATLVRHVAGAGAGSTGGDTARAVLFLHGWSDYFFNAELARFWTRRGFAFFALDMHNHGRSLRAGAPGGYVADLADYDAEITAAIGIITALHPGADGPPALALMGHSTGGLIAALWASRHPRVVSQLVLDSPWLEMHGSPALRRAARAMVDPLARFRPEAVIRLPERAFYWRSISSAAEGEWALDDRYRPPRAFPVRAGWLSAVLAGQTRVARGLNITAPILVLISGASANGMFWKESMRRTDAVLDVNTIALRALSLGRSITLERIDGALHDVFLSAPPVRADAYARLSRWLRAYGPDNGSTG, encoded by the coding sequence GTGGAGTGGGTGGCCGATATTCTGGGCGGCGATTTCGAAGCCTGCACGTTCCCGGCGGCCGGTCCGGACGGCGTCGAAAGGAACGCCACACTGGTCCGGCACGTTGCCGGGGCCGGAGCGGGTTCGACTGGAGGGGACACGGCCCGGGCCGTGCTCTTCCTGCATGGTTGGAGCGACTATTTTTTTAACGCCGAGCTCGCCCGATTCTGGACCCGCCGGGGTTTCGCATTTTTTGCCCTCGACATGCACAATCACGGACGGAGCCTGCGTGCGGGCGCGCCCGGCGGCTATGTGGCCGATCTCGCTGACTACGACGCCGAGATCACCGCGGCGATCGGGATCATCACCGCACTCCACCCCGGGGCGGACGGCCCGCCGGCGCTGGCGCTGATGGGCCATTCGACCGGCGGGCTGATAGCGGCGCTGTGGGCAAGCCGGCACCCGCGTGTGGTCTCTCAGTTGGTCCTGGACAGCCCATGGCTGGAAATGCACGGCAGCCCCGCCCTACGCCGTGCGGCCCGGGCCATGGTGGATCCGCTCGCGCGTTTCCGGCCGGAAGCCGTCATCCGGCTTCCGGAACGCGCTTTCTACTGGCGCAGCATCAGCAGCGCGGCCGAGGGCGAATGGGCTCTCGATGACCGTTACCGCCCGCCCCGGGCCTTCCCCGTCCGCGCCGGCTGGCTCAGTGCCGTCCTTGCCGGCCAAACGAGGGTGGCACGGGGACTGAACATCACCGCCCCCATCCTCGTGCTGATCTCCGGGGCCAGCGCCAACGGCATGTTCTGGAAGGAATCGATGCGCCGCACCGACGCCGTTCTGGACGTTAACACCATCGCCCTGCGTGCCTTGAGCCTGGGCCGGAGCATCACTCTGGAAAGGATCGACGGCGCGCTGCATGATGTGTTCCTCTCCGCCCCGCCCGTCCGGGCCGACGCCTACGCCCGGCTGTCCCGCTGGCTCCGGGCCTACGGTCCGGACAATGGCAGCACCGGATGA
- the recO gene encoding DNA repair protein RecO yields the protein MAQPSSFSSRAYRDDGVVLRTHKLGEADRIITILTKHHGQVRAVAKGIRRTSSRFGARLEPFMVADLQLISGRSLDIVTQAVAKGVYGGNIAADYGRYTVAAAMTETAEKLTDVDGEAGTAQYNLLVGALASLSRGDHTPELILDSYLLRALATGGWAPSFTDCARCGARGPHNAFSAPLGGMVCADCRPPGSPAPAAETVVLLGALLTGNWTTADASLSVHRREAAGLVASYLQWHLERVLKSLKHVERT from the coding sequence GTGGCCCAACCATCCTCCTTTTCCTCCCGCGCCTACCGTGATGACGGCGTTGTGCTGCGTACCCACAAGCTGGGCGAAGCAGACCGGATCATCACCATCCTGACCAAGCACCACGGCCAGGTCCGTGCGGTGGCCAAGGGAATCCGGCGCACCAGCAGCCGCTTCGGCGCCCGGCTGGAACCCTTTATGGTCGCGGACCTGCAGCTGATTTCCGGTCGCAGCCTCGATATTGTCACCCAAGCCGTGGCCAAGGGCGTCTACGGCGGAAACATCGCCGCGGACTACGGGCGGTACACCGTCGCGGCAGCCATGACCGAGACGGCGGAGAAACTCACCGACGTCGACGGCGAAGCGGGCACGGCCCAATATAACCTCCTGGTCGGTGCCCTGGCATCGCTGAGCCGCGGCGACCACACCCCGGAGCTCATTCTCGATTCCTACCTGCTGCGGGCCCTCGCCACCGGAGGCTGGGCACCGAGTTTTACGGACTGCGCGCGCTGCGGGGCCCGCGGTCCGCACAATGCGTTCTCGGCGCCGCTTGGCGGCATGGTGTGCGCGGATTGCCGGCCGCCGGGATCCCCGGCTCCCGCCGCGGAGACCGTTGTGCTGCTCGGCGCCCTGCTGACGGGGAACTGGACGACGGCGGACGCCTCGCTCTCCGTGCATCGGCGCGAGGCTGCGGGTCTGGTGGCGAGCTACCTGCAGTGGCATCTGGAACGTGTCCTTAAGTCCCTCAAACATGTGGAGCGAACGTAA
- a CDS encoding isoprenyl transferase, with protein sequence MGKNAAFAKKKSPVRQRSTPVVSPYPHASGAVAPAIPAEFIPRHVAIVMDGNGRWANQRGLPRIEGHKAGEPALLDVVAGAIELGIEYVSVYAFSTENWRRSPEEVRFLMGFNKDVLRRQRNQLDDWGVRIRWSGRRPRLWGSVIRELEEAEDFTRGNSTCTLNMCVNYGGRAEIADAVSAIAEEVAAGRLKPGAITEKTIQRFLDEPDLPDVDLFLRSSGEQRLSNFMLWQSAYAEFVFMDTLWPDVDRRTLWDAVEIYAQRDRRYGGAVDAAAPAGPA encoded by the coding sequence TTGGGTAAAAACGCGGCATTTGCTAAAAAGAAGAGTCCGGTCCGGCAGCGGAGCACCCCGGTGGTGAGCCCTTATCCGCACGCCTCCGGGGCCGTCGCCCCGGCCATCCCCGCGGAGTTCATCCCGCGGCACGTCGCCATTGTGATGGACGGCAACGGCCGCTGGGCCAACCAGCGGGGCCTGCCCCGGATCGAAGGACACAAAGCGGGGGAGCCTGCCTTGCTGGATGTGGTGGCCGGGGCCATCGAGCTGGGCATTGAGTACGTCAGCGTGTATGCCTTTTCCACCGAGAACTGGCGCCGCTCGCCCGAAGAAGTGCGCTTCCTGATGGGATTTAACAAGGACGTGCTACGACGCCAGCGCAACCAGCTCGACGACTGGGGTGTCCGCATCCGCTGGTCCGGCCGACGGCCCAGGCTGTGGGGCTCGGTGATCCGCGAGCTGGAGGAGGCCGAGGACTTCACCCGTGGAAACAGCACCTGCACCTTGAACATGTGTGTTAACTACGGCGGCCGTGCCGAGATCGCCGATGCGGTGTCCGCCATCGCGGAAGAGGTGGCGGCCGGGCGGCTCAAGCCGGGCGCCATCACCGAAAAGACGATCCAGAGATTCCTGGACGAGCCCGATTTGCCCGACGTTGACCTGTTCCTGCGCAGCTCCGGGGAGCAGCGGCTCTCGAACTTCATGCTCTGGCAGTCGGCCTACGCGGAGTTCGTCTTTATGGACACACTCTGGCCGGACGTGGACAGGCGTACCCTGTGGGACGCCGTCGAAATCTATGCCCAGCGGGACCGCCGCTACGGCGGCGCAGTGGACGCGGCTGCCCCTGCCGGGCCGGCCTGA
- a CDS encoding FAD-binding dehydrogenase, whose protein sequence is MSRDNGAPTPVPVRAAGSVIDADVIVVGAGLAGLVAAAQAYAAGRRVAVLDQEPAASAGGQAHWSFGGLFLVDSPEQRRLGVRDSAGLALADWMSSAAFDRSEDTLAMDWAAAYVDFAAGEKRAWLASLGVKLFPLVQWAERGGYGPDGHGNTVPRFHVVWGTGPALVAPFLAKLREGEASGRVTFHFRHRAADLVTVAGRVTGVHGEILEPSGAARGEASSRVAVGSFEASGAAIVVTTGGIGGNHTTVRQQWPDGRAPRTMLSGVPASVDGEFLAAAARAGGRLINGDRMWHYPEGIRNHSPVWPQHGIRILPGPSSLWLDASGQMLPAPLFPGFDSLGALRHILGTGHEHSWFVLNRTIARKEFALSGSEQNPDLTGKDLRLLASRLGPGNDSPLQRFLDRGVDFLQADTPAGLAAAMNSLTGLPLVDPAGLDRLIRSRDRQFDSGLGKDPQLAAIRAARRFTTDKVMRVAPPHRMLDPRHGPLLAVRLSVLTRKSLGGLHTDLQSRVLDGAGQPVPGLFAAGEAAGFGGGGIHGYRALEGTFLGGCLFSGRSAGRAAASAV, encoded by the coding sequence ATGAGCAGAGACAATGGCGCCCCGACCCCGGTCCCTGTGCGGGCGGCCGGATCGGTGATCGACGCCGACGTCATCGTGGTGGGTGCAGGCCTTGCGGGCCTCGTGGCCGCGGCCCAGGCTTACGCCGCCGGCCGCCGGGTTGCCGTGCTCGACCAGGAACCCGCGGCCTCCGCCGGCGGCCAGGCACACTGGTCATTCGGCGGGCTGTTCCTCGTGGACTCCCCTGAACAGCGCCGTCTTGGCGTCAGGGACAGCGCCGGCCTTGCACTGGCCGACTGGATGTCCTCCGCCGCCTTCGACCGGAGCGAAGATACCCTGGCCATGGACTGGGCCGCCGCGTACGTGGACTTCGCCGCAGGGGAAAAACGTGCCTGGCTCGCTTCGCTGGGGGTGAAGTTGTTCCCGCTCGTGCAATGGGCCGAACGCGGCGGGTACGGCCCCGACGGCCATGGCAACACGGTGCCGCGTTTCCACGTCGTTTGGGGCACCGGGCCGGCCCTGGTGGCGCCGTTCCTGGCAAAGCTGCGAGAAGGCGAGGCCTCGGGGCGGGTCACCTTCCACTTCCGCCACCGCGCCGCCGACCTGGTGACCGTGGCGGGACGAGTCACTGGTGTGCACGGCGAGATCCTGGAACCCAGCGGTGCGGCCCGCGGCGAAGCCTCCTCGCGCGTCGCCGTCGGCAGCTTTGAAGCATCAGGCGCCGCAATAGTGGTGACCACCGGCGGGATCGGCGGCAACCACACCACCGTCCGGCAGCAGTGGCCGGACGGCCGGGCACCCCGGACGATGCTGAGCGGCGTGCCGGCGTCCGTTGATGGCGAGTTCCTGGCTGCCGCTGCCCGCGCCGGAGGCCGGCTCATTAATGGGGACCGGATGTGGCACTACCCCGAAGGGATCCGGAATCATTCGCCGGTCTGGCCACAGCACGGAATCCGGATCCTGCCCGGACCCTCATCGCTGTGGCTTGACGCCAGCGGACAGATGCTCCCAGCTCCCCTGTTTCCGGGGTTCGACTCGCTGGGGGCTCTGCGCCACATCCTGGGAACGGGCCACGAGCATTCCTGGTTCGTCCTGAACAGGACCATCGCCCGCAAGGAGTTTGCGCTCTCCGGCTCAGAACAAAATCCCGACCTCACCGGCAAGGACCTCCGCTTGCTGGCGTCCCGGCTCGGGCCCGGGAACGACAGCCCACTGCAGCGCTTCCTGGACCGCGGGGTCGACTTCCTGCAGGCGGACACTCCCGCCGGGCTGGCGGCCGCCATGAACTCGCTCACCGGCCTGCCGCTGGTTGACCCGGCCGGGCTGGACCGGCTGATTCGGTCCCGGGACCGGCAGTTCGACAGCGGACTGGGCAAAGACCCGCAACTCGCTGCCATTCGCGCCGCCCGGCGATTCACCACCGACAAGGTCATGCGGGTGGCTCCGCCGCACCGGATGCTGGACCCCCGGCACGGGCCGCTGCTGGCGGTCCGGCTCTCGGTGCTGACCCGCAAAAGTCTGGGCGGGCTCCACACAGATCTGCAGTCCCGGGTCCTCGATGGTGCCGGGCAGCCTGTCCCCGGACTTTTCGCCGCCGGGGAAGCTGCCGGCTTCGGCGGCGGCGGCATCCACGGCTACCGCGCCCTAGAGGGGACCTTCCTCGGCGGCTGCCTCTTTTCCGGCCGATCGGCCGGGCGCGCCGCGGCGTCGGCGGTATAG